The Caldicellulosiruptor changbaiensis genome has a segment encoding these proteins:
- a CDS encoding chemotaxis protein CheW, which yields MKQYVIFNVGDYSFGVDILEIVEIIKPTKIVKLPSAPQYVEGIIDVRGTSVPVYNLAKRLEIESKAETQKIIIVELSKFQLGFLVDDVSEILKIEDDKIEKANESIKGIKRKFIDSIARVGDDMIIILDLKNVLTMDEEEEIGKYINN from the coding sequence TACAGCTTTGGGGTTGACATACTTGAGATTGTTGAAATTATAAAGCCTACAAAGATTGTAAAACTTCCAAGTGCACCACAATATGTAGAAGGTATTATTGATGTAAGAGGCACATCTGTTCCTGTTTACAACCTTGCAAAGCGGCTTGAGATTGAGTCAAAGGCTGAGACGCAGAAGATTATTATTGTTGAGCTCTCTAAATTCCAGCTTGGGTTTTTGGTGGACGATGTTTCTGAGATACTCAAAATTGAAGATGACAAGATTGAGAAAGCAAACGAGAGCATAAAAGGTATCAAACGCAAGTTTATTGACTCAATTGCGAGAGTTGGCGATGACATGATTATCATACTTGACCTGAAGAATGTACTTACAATGGATGAAGAAGAAGAGATTGGAAAATATATT